The proteins below come from a single Juglans regia cultivar Chandler chromosome 12, Walnut 2.0, whole genome shotgun sequence genomic window:
- the LOC109013913 gene encoding uncharacterized protein LOC109013913 → MAAVNASMGASSSQPFLAMQSVSYSNITPHVSNMLASSLTGSWLPRCSPKKKRIVKISAKVRAVGTVGITPVVEIKEFTLPTWATFELGMAPVYWKTMNGLPPTSGEKLKLFYNPAANNLVPNEEFGIAFNGGFNQAMMCGEPRAMLRKNRGKADPPIYTIQIRIPKHALALIFSFTNGVDWDGPYKLQFQVPKGLRNKPVDFFNEGLAEDLNKEGACDRAIFPDTELVVNRCAMIGNLTVEGGDRCDLNLMPGCTDPSSPLYDPLANVDDGSCPVDLDSGE, encoded by the exons ATGGCGGCAGTAAATGCGTCGATGGGTGCATCTTCCTCACAACCTTTTCTAGCCATGCAATCCGTTTCTTACAGTAATATAACTCCACATGTTTCGAACATGCTTG ctAGCAGTTTGACCGGCTCTTGGTTGCCAAGGTGTTCCCCTAAGAAGAAGAGAATTGTCAAGATTAGTGCGAAAGTGAGAGCTGTGGGAACTGTTGGAATTACTCCTGTTGTGGAAATCAAGGA GTTTACCCTTCCTACATGGGCTACGTTTGAACTTGGCATGGCCCCTGTATACTGGAAAACGATGAATGGTCTTCCTCCTACTTCT GGAGAAAAGCTAAAGCTTTTCTATAATCCGGCTGCGAACAACCTTGTTCCAAATGAAGAATTTGGGATTGCTTTTAATG GGGGTTTTAATCAGGCCATGATGTGTGGTGAGCCCAGGGCAATGCTTAGGAAAAACAGAGGCAAAGCTGATCCCCCAATATATACCATCCAGATAAGGATTCCTAAGCATG CTCTGGCTTTGATCTTCTCATTCACGAACGGAGTTGATTGGGATGGTCCTTACAAACTGCAATTTCAAGTTCCAAAGGGTTTGCGAAACAAGCCAGTAGACTTTTTCAACGAG GGTCTAGCAGAAGATCTGAATAAAGAAGGTGCATGTGACAGAGCTATCTTTCCGGACACGGAACTTGTGGTCAACAGATGTGCTATGATAGGAAATTTGACCGTTGAAGGG GGGGATCGTTGCGATCTCAATCTCATGCCAGGATGCACAGATCCTAGCTCCCCCCTTTATGACCCACTTGCCAACGTAGACGATGGCTCCTGTCCAGTTGATTTAGATTCTGGGGAGTAG
- the LOC109013911 gene encoding SNF1-related protein kinase regulatory subunit gamma-like PV42a: MSKQRWQTMQQTKEHDSTTKQGTENQRVRDKHVRDLMVGKRRLVEVPYTASLAHTMNALVANKVVAVPVAAPPGHWIGAGGSMIMESDKQTGAVRKHYIGMVTMLDILSYIAGDDDHDQMNGTGDVSDIDVKMAVPVSSIIGHCLEGLSLWTLNHNTSLLDCMELFSKGIHRALVPLDSHMENISGVELVESASSYRMLTQMDLLMFLKEHASDIQGIISRTVRESGAVTANVFAITERTTVIEAIKCMRAAMLNAVPIIRASTDAHEDHSQLKNGRGRKLVGTFSATDLRGCHLATLQSWLPLSALDFTESVSKSPLYEASDSPRELVTCVAESSLAEVIDKAVTKHVHRVWVVDQQGLLVGLVSLTDMIRVLMLALLSHSQAM, from the exons ATGTCTAAGCAACGGTGGCAAACTATGCAGCAAACGAAGGAGCACGACAGCACGACAAAGCAAGGCACTGAAAATCAACGGGTAAGAGACAAGCATGTGAGGGATCTGATGGTGGGCAAGAGGAGACTAGTGGAGGTGCCCTACACGGCCTCGCTTGCCCACACGATGAACGCGCTGGTGGCTAACAAGGTCGTTGCAGTGCCGGTGGCTGCGCCGCCAGGTCACTGGATTGGAGCCGGCGGGTCTATGATTATGGAGTCCGATAAGCAGACGGGGGCTGTACGGAAGCATTATATAGGGATGGTCACCATGCTAGATATCCTGTCCTATATCGCTggagatgatgatcatgatcagatgAACGGCACCGGCGATGTGTCTGATATTGATGTGAAGATGGCGGTCCCAGTTTCATCCATCATAGGGCACTGCCTTGAAGGTCTTAGTCTATGGACCTTAAACCATAATACTAG TTTGTTAGATTGTATGGAACTGTTTAGCAAAGGAATCCACCGGGCTTTGGTACCACTGGACAGCCACATGGAAAACATATCGGGAGTGGAACTTGTCGAGTCTGCATCGAGCTATCGAATGCTTACACAAATGGACTTGTTAATGTTCTTGAAGGAACATGCATCTGACATACAAGGTATCATTTCGCGCACAGTGAGAGAATCGGGAGCGGTTACTGCGAATGTTTTTGCCATCACTGAGCGCACAACAGTCATTGAAGCCATCAAGTGCATGAGGGCTGCTATGCTTAATGCTGTTCCTATAATCAGAGCCTCCACTGATGCTCATGAAGATCATAGTCAGCTTAAAAAT GGCAGGGGTAGGAAACTAGTAGGTACATTTTCCGCAACAGATTTGAGGGGTTGCCATCTCGCCACGCTGCAATCATGGTTGCCTTTGAGCGCACTAGACTTTACCGAGAGCGTCTCAAAAAGCCCTTTATATGAAGCTTCGGATTCACCAAGGGAGCTTGTTACTTGCGTAGCCGAATCATCCCTCGCAGAGGTGATTGACAAAGCAGTGACCAAACATGTGCACCGAGTTTGGGTCGTGGACCAACAGGGTTTACTTGTTGGACTTGTTTCACTCACAGACATGATTAGAGTGCTAATGCTTGCTCTGCTCTCACATTCCCAGGCGATGTGA
- the LOC109013914 gene encoding PTI1-like tyrosine-protein kinase At3g15890 isoform X1, protein MDLYSMFCCGRVSDRRERGKKQQTWRVFSLKELHAATNNFNYDNKLGEGGFGSVYWGQLWDGSQVTNMQIAVKRLKNWSNKADLEFAVEVEILARVRHKNLLSLRGYCAEGQERLIVYDYMPNLSLLSHLHGQHSAECLLDWNRRMSIAVGASDGIAYLHHQSTPHIIHRDIKASNVLLDSNFQARVADFGFAKLIPDGATHVTTRVKGTLGYLAPEYAMLGKANESCDVYSFGILLLELASGRKPLEKLSATVKRSITDWALPLVCERKFGELADPKLNGKYVEEELKRLILVALVCANSLPEKRPTMLEVVDLLKGISKEKLAELENLELFKSPQAADYNDGASVAEDSSDFISEEKDFKPEKNEERG, encoded by the exons ATGGATCTTTACTCAATGTTTTGTTGCGGAAGGGTTTCGGATCG GAGGGAACGAGGGAAGAAGCAGCAAACATGGAGGGTGTTTTCATTGAAGGAGTTGCATGCAGCTACaaacaattttaattatgataataaGCTTGGAGAAGGAGGATTTGGCAGCGTTTACTGGGGTCAGCTTTGGGATGGATCACAA GTGACAAATATGCAGATTGCGGTCAAAAGGTTGAAGAATTGGAGCAACAAAGCAGATTTGGAATTCGCTGTTGAGGTTGAGATACTGGCACGAGTACGGCACAAGAATCTGCTAAGTTTACGTGGCTATTGTGCTGAGGGGCAAGAGCGTCTGATCGTATATGACTACATGCCAAATTTAAGCTTGCTATCTCATCTTCATGGGCAGCACTCAGCAGAATGCCTTCTCGATTGGAATCGACGGATGAGTATTGCAGTTGGGGCTTCTGATGGAATTGC CTATCTTCACCACCAATCCACCCCTCATATAATCCATAGAGACATCAAAGCTAGCAATGTGTTGCTAGATTCCAATTTTCAGGCTCGGGTTGCTGATTTTGGATTCGCAAAGCTAATCCCTGATGGTGCAACACATGTGACTACTAGAGTTAAGGGCACCCTTGGCTACCTTGCACCTGAATACGCTATGTTAGGTAAAGCAAATGAGAGTTGTGATGTCTACAGCTTTGGGATACTTCTTCTAGAGCTTGCCAGCGGCAGGAAACCCCTTGAAAAACTGAGTGCAACAGTGAAACGCTCCATTACTGATTGGGCGCTGCCATTGGTATGTGAGAGAAAGTTTGGTGAACTAGCAGATCCGAAGCTTAATGGTAAGTATGTAGAGGAAGAGTTGAAAAGACTTATCTTGGTTGCACTTGTATGTGCTAACAGTCTTCCTGAGAAGAGACCCACGATGCTTGAGGTGGTGGATCTTCTGAAGGGAATTTCAAAGGAGAAATTAGCTGAACTGGAAAATCTTGAACTATTCAAGTCCCCTCAAGCTGCAGATTACAATGATGGGGCATCAGTCGCGGAAGACAGCTCAGACTTCATTTCGGAGGAGAAAGATTTTAAGCCTGAAAAGAATGAAGAACGGGGTTAG
- the LOC109013914 gene encoding PTI1-like tyrosine-protein kinase At3g15890 isoform X2, whose protein sequence is MDLYSMFCCGRVSDRRERGKKQQTWRVFSLKELHAATNNFNYDNKLGEGGFGSVYWGQLWDGSQIAVKRLKNWSNKADLEFAVEVEILARVRHKNLLSLRGYCAEGQERLIVYDYMPNLSLLSHLHGQHSAECLLDWNRRMSIAVGASDGIAYLHHQSTPHIIHRDIKASNVLLDSNFQARVADFGFAKLIPDGATHVTTRVKGTLGYLAPEYAMLGKANESCDVYSFGILLLELASGRKPLEKLSATVKRSITDWALPLVCERKFGELADPKLNGKYVEEELKRLILVALVCANSLPEKRPTMLEVVDLLKGISKEKLAELENLELFKSPQAADYNDGASVAEDSSDFISEEKDFKPEKNEERG, encoded by the exons ATGGATCTTTACTCAATGTTTTGTTGCGGAAGGGTTTCGGATCG GAGGGAACGAGGGAAGAAGCAGCAAACATGGAGGGTGTTTTCATTGAAGGAGTTGCATGCAGCTACaaacaattttaattatgataataaGCTTGGAGAAGGAGGATTTGGCAGCGTTTACTGGGGTCAGCTTTGGGATGGATCACAA ATTGCGGTCAAAAGGTTGAAGAATTGGAGCAACAAAGCAGATTTGGAATTCGCTGTTGAGGTTGAGATACTGGCACGAGTACGGCACAAGAATCTGCTAAGTTTACGTGGCTATTGTGCTGAGGGGCAAGAGCGTCTGATCGTATATGACTACATGCCAAATTTAAGCTTGCTATCTCATCTTCATGGGCAGCACTCAGCAGAATGCCTTCTCGATTGGAATCGACGGATGAGTATTGCAGTTGGGGCTTCTGATGGAATTGC CTATCTTCACCACCAATCCACCCCTCATATAATCCATAGAGACATCAAAGCTAGCAATGTGTTGCTAGATTCCAATTTTCAGGCTCGGGTTGCTGATTTTGGATTCGCAAAGCTAATCCCTGATGGTGCAACACATGTGACTACTAGAGTTAAGGGCACCCTTGGCTACCTTGCACCTGAATACGCTATGTTAGGTAAAGCAAATGAGAGTTGTGATGTCTACAGCTTTGGGATACTTCTTCTAGAGCTTGCCAGCGGCAGGAAACCCCTTGAAAAACTGAGTGCAACAGTGAAACGCTCCATTACTGATTGGGCGCTGCCATTGGTATGTGAGAGAAAGTTTGGTGAACTAGCAGATCCGAAGCTTAATGGTAAGTATGTAGAGGAAGAGTTGAAAAGACTTATCTTGGTTGCACTTGTATGTGCTAACAGTCTTCCTGAGAAGAGACCCACGATGCTTGAGGTGGTGGATCTTCTGAAGGGAATTTCAAAGGAGAAATTAGCTGAACTGGAAAATCTTGAACTATTCAAGTCCCCTCAAGCTGCAGATTACAATGATGGGGCATCAGTCGCGGAAGACAGCTCAGACTTCATTTCGGAGGAGAAAGATTTTAAGCCTGAAAAGAATGAAGAACGGGGTTAG